A single window of Archangium gephyra DNA harbors:
- a CDS encoding AMP-binding protein yields MRHPQVVAQHWKLVERYRPTVVGGIPTSLVSLLEVPLCGEDIQSVEFCVTGGAPLPTAVAHDFERRFGLPVHEIYGMTECAGLISVAPRHLPPRYGASGYRVPGVEVEARRLLGDCTPGERLPDGETGVLVVRGPNVFPGYLNPKQNEAAFTADGWLNTGDLGSVAADGLVRVTGRAKDVIIRGGHNIDPAGIEEAANSHPAVAVSAAVGMPDAYAGEVPLLFVTLKQDSTVSLEDLRVHLRANVPEGPARPREVVILPEMPMTAVGKISKPVLRRDATRRAAAAAAAAVLEGTQVESHLEVEEKDDGRPLVRVRLLSCPEELRPALAVKLSDALSRFTFTHALGFA; encoded by the coding sequence ATGCGCCATCCGCAGGTCGTTGCCCAGCATTGGAAGCTGGTGGAGCGCTACCGGCCCACCGTGGTCGGCGGCATCCCCACCTCCCTGGTCAGCCTTCTCGAGGTGCCCCTGTGCGGCGAGGACATCCAATCGGTGGAGTTCTGCGTCACCGGAGGAGCGCCCTTGCCCACCGCGGTCGCCCACGATTTCGAGCGCCGCTTCGGGTTGCCCGTGCATGAGATCTACGGCATGACCGAATGCGCGGGTCTGATCTCCGTGGCACCGCGCCACCTGCCACCGCGCTATGGAGCCTCGGGCTACCGGGTACCCGGAGTGGAGGTCGAGGCCCGCCGCCTGCTCGGGGACTGCACCCCGGGAGAGCGCCTGCCCGATGGCGAGACCGGCGTTCTCGTCGTGCGCGGGCCCAATGTCTTCCCGGGCTATCTGAACCCGAAGCAGAACGAGGCCGCCTTCACGGCCGACGGCTGGTTGAACACCGGAGATCTCGGCTCGGTCGCCGCGGATGGGCTCGTGCGCGTCACCGGGCGGGCCAAGGACGTCATCATCCGCGGCGGGCATAACATTGATCCCGCGGGAATCGAAGAGGCGGCGAACAGCCATCCCGCCGTCGCGGTGAGCGCCGCGGTCGGCATGCCCGATGCCTATGCCGGCGAGGTCCCCCTCCTCTTCGTCACGCTGAAGCAGGACAGCACCGTGTCGCTCGAGGACTTGAGGGTGCACCTGCGAGCCAACGTGCCCGAGGGGCCCGCACGGCCGCGCGAGGTGGTCATCCTCCCGGAGATGCCCATGACGGCGGTGGGGAAGATTTCCAAGCCGGTGCTGCGCCGCGACGCCACCCGGCGGGCCGCGGCGGCGGCGGCCGCGGCCGTCCTGGAGGGCACCCAGGTGGAGTCCCACCTCGAGGTCGAGGAGAAGGACGACGGGCGGCCGCTGGTCCGCGTGAGACTGCTGTCATGCCCGGAGGAGCTGCGCCCCGCGCTGGCGGTGAAGCTCTCCGACGCGCTCTCCCGGTTCACGTTCACGCATGCGCTGGGTTTCGCGTGA
- a CDS encoding biotin transporter BioY, whose protein sequence is MLGAALFTALLAQVALAVPGSPVPITGQTLAVVLTAAALGPVRGMAGQLAYVLLGAVGLPFYSKGASGWAQVLGPTGGYLVGFIPAAFLMGLAARHGFDRVAWKAVPLFFAGQLVILAIGVPWLCLVAPLDLATALHKGFLPFLPGGLLKATLAGLWMPLAWRLIRPREP, encoded by the coding sequence GTGCTGGGCGCCGCGCTGTTCACCGCGTTGCTCGCGCAGGTAGCCCTCGCGGTGCCGGGTTCCCCGGTGCCCATCACAGGCCAGACGCTCGCGGTCGTCCTCACGGCCGCCGCGCTCGGGCCCGTGCGTGGAATGGCCGGGCAGCTCGCCTACGTCCTGCTCGGGGCGGTGGGACTGCCGTTCTATTCCAAGGGGGCCAGCGGCTGGGCACAGGTGCTCGGGCCGACCGGCGGCTACCTGGTGGGCTTCATCCCCGCGGCTTTCCTCATGGGCCTCGCGGCGCGGCACGGCTTCGACAGGGTGGCGTGGAAGGCGGTCCCGCTCTTTTTCGCTGGCCAGCTCGTCATCCTGGCCATCGGCGTGCCCTGGCTTTGCCTGGTGGCCCCGCTCGACCTCGCCACGGCCCTGCACAAGGGCTTCCTGCCCTTCCTCCCAGGAGGGTTGCTCAAGGCAACCCTCGCCGGCCTGTGGATGCCCCTCGCCTGGAGGCTCATACGGCCTCGCGAGCCCTGA